One Erythrobacter sp. SDW2 genomic region harbors:
- the rplQ gene encoding 50S ribosomal protein L17 produces MRHKISGRKLQRKTGHRKALFRNMAAALIKHEQILTTAAKAKELRPYVEKLVTLAKRGGLSNRRLAQARLLDETQLKKLFDVLAERYADRDGGYTRVIKAGIRAGDASPMAVIEFVDRDEDAKGQDSGPVQAEDELEDA; encoded by the coding sequence ATGCGTCACAAGATTTCCGGCCGCAAGCTGCAGCGCAAGACCGGTCACCGCAAGGCCCTGTTCCGCAACATGGCAGCGGCTCTCATCAAGCACGAGCAGATCCTCACCACCGCCGCCAAGGCGAAGGAACTGCGTCCCTATGTCGAAAAGCTGGTCACGCTGGCCAAGCGTGGCGGCTTGTCGAACCGCCGTCTGGCACAGGCCCGCCTGCTCGACGAAACCCAGCTCAAGAAGCTGTTCGACGTGCTGGCCGAGCGTTATGCCGACCGTGACGGCGGCTATACCCGCGTGATCAAGGCCGGCATCCGCGCCGGCGACGCTTCGCCGATGGCCGTGATCGAATTCGTCGACCGCGACGAAGACGCCAAGGGCCAGGACAGCGGCCCGGTGCAGGCCGAGGACGAACTCGAAGACGCGTAA